The window aaaataaaattttaatttcttGGTCTCACAGTTTCTCCCCTGCAACAATGCTTTATTTTAGTGACTGAATCTCCTCTACAAGATTTTCCCTTTGTCTTATGGAAATTAGTATGTTGTATATAATCTGTTGCAGAGAACTTCATtatatgttttgtttttgttattgATCATGATGTAAAGGGTCTTTTCTTGATATTCTCTTGATGCAAAGCATATGCTATCATTCCCTAGGTTGATGAAGATGGAGAGCTATTGCTAAAGCACACATTGACTGGTCATGACAAGCCAGTCATGATGGTTGCATGGAGCCCTGATGATTGCCAGCTTCTCACATGTGGAATGGAAGAAGTCATTCGGTGTTGGGATGTTGAATCTGGCAAATGTCTTCATGTTTATGAAAAGTCTGGCATTGGTCTGATCTCATGTGGTTGGTTTCCAGATGGAAAGCATATATTGTCTGGTCTAACTGATCATAACTTTTGCTTGTGGGATTTAGATGGTAAAGAAGTAGATTGTTGGAAAGGCCAGAGATCATCTAAAACATCTGATTTTGCCGTATCAAACGATGGCAAGCTTATAATAAGCATGAATAGAGAGTCCACCATTCGTTTATTTGATCGGGAGACAAAACAGGAGAGATTGATTGAGGAGGACAATACAATCACATCATTTTCTCTTTCAGAAGATGGTGATTTCTTGCTTGTAAACCTTATAAGTGAGGCGATTCATTTGTGGAACATAAGGAATTGCCCCATTCGAGTTAACCGGTATGCTGGTCATAAGCGCAGCCGGTTTGTGATAAGGTCTTGTTTTGGTGGATCCGAGCAGGCCTTTATTGCTAGTGGTAGTGAAGATTCACAGGTATGGTGATTTTGCTTGATGGCCACCTATCACTATAAAATAATGATATGGATGTTGTTAAATTTCGTTGTTACAGTGTTCTTCTATTACTTGTGCTAATGATTGGCATTCTGCATTCTAGATTTCCTCAGTATGTAAGGAAAATATAGTCATAGCATACGTAAACATCCTCAATACATTGGATTATTACACTGTATACAAAAACATCACTACATCTAGTTCACTTTTGGAACCTTGCACAGTACCGCAAATGTATTAATGTTTAGGCCTGTTCTTCAGATTTACACTGTGTTTTCTTGTTATCTAGGCATCGACCACCTCATTTTCTCCAAAATGTTATGAATGCATAAATATTGATTGCTGTTTTATCAAGTCTAATGACTTGGAACGGCTGCTGctgattttatttttagaatAGAGGTGACAGATGAGTTTAAAGTTTAAtccaaataaatatgcattatTATGTTGGGATATTTCGTCAGAATTTACTGTCTTTATACTGATAATTAGTAGTCTACCAGATAGAACCATTTAGTATTCCAGTAATGGCACCCATTATCTGATATACAAAATTAAtatggaaaagaagaaagatgaaaTGCTACAAATTACTTTGGATGGAGCTAGTTAAGTCTCAAAATTGTTATGGCAAACAAAGTGTGGAGCTATGTGCTGTCTAGCGTGGTCTAACCACTAGATTGTCACGCATCTTTTCCTATCATCTGCATCTATATATCTTGTCCTGTCTTCTGCAACTTCCGTAACCTCAAAATCTGGAATAATTTTCCTACTTCAGATCTATATATGGCATAGAGCTACTGGAGATCTTATTGAAACTCTGCCTGGTCACACCGGCACGGTCAACTGTGTGAGCTGGAATCCTGCGAATCCGCACATGCTTGCATCTGCAAGTGATGATCACACAATTCGTATATGGGGTTTAAAGAAGGCCAATCTGAAGCGCAAGGATGTTGGCAGCAGCAATGGGATCTATGCAAATGGTAATACACCCAGCAATGGTGTGGTACACCAGTGCAACGGGAACAGCAGCAAATGAACATGGCTTGCTAACCAATGGATGGATGACTGGCATTtgtaaatccccttttccttccCTTTCCTTTAGTTTCCTATCCATCAGGGAGGACGCCATAGTAAAACAAAGCTCTGCAGCACATAGTGTGGGGAAACCTGCTGGGTTTCATGCACGATCTCTCATGTATTCCATCTTACTGTTTGTCACATTTATTTCTTAATTCATGCTGAAAAGATATTTCGATACTATATTGCACCTTAAAGGTCTTTCTGTTCCCTTCATTCTTAGTGCTTATGGTAACAAGTGTTGTGATTTAAGTGCTGATTGATCAAGCACAGAACAGATTGTAACTGGGTAACCTAGGGAGAAAAGGTCATCTTTAATGTAATGCAACATCTATGATCGTCATTGCCACTACCCCAAATTTAAAGAACTAAAGCATGTTTCATTTGAAATATTTTAGGACATTTTATGCCCACACTTGGAATAGTATAAACAGCATAAGGTTGTCTGGAAATTTGTCTGTATTCTGTAAATTACACTAACAAACCTATGCTGCGTGATTTTTTTTGGGTATCAGATCCTACATTGGATTATTCTTTTCTTGCTGAGTTTGATCATATATTGAATTGTAGCATTGTAGATTCAATCAAACTTATAAATGAACGCATACATTTACTTaattatactctacattgtgCCCTGTATTATTATGTTTGTGGATATGCCTGACCCACCTTCATATCTTTGGCCTTTTTGGCTTTGCTGTCTTATTAAGGAAGTAGGTCAGTTGAGAGGTCTTATATCCCACCaacaatgataaaaaaaaagggcacGTGGGGTAGGCCGGGATTCTTGATGGGGATATATATGCTCCCAAACAAGGCCTAAAAAACTCCATGGAGCAAatgattttgatttttaaatACTAGTAAATACGCGGAATTATCTAAATATAATGAAGAATAATAAGGTAAGAACTCATtacttttttctctcctc of the Oryza sativa Japonica Group chromosome 2, ASM3414082v1 genome contains:
- the LOC9266581 gene encoding WD repeat-containing protein 26 homolog, which gives rise to MGGFEDDEPPSKRARASSVEPASLLDSFSCLKPAAPLGSTMARPLPSQGKEVMVGSKGVIKRDEFVRIITKALYSLGYEKSGAVLEEESGITLHSPTVNLFRRQVLDGNWDSAVVTLKKVGLLDENIVKSAIFLILEQKFLELLRNDNVMGAIRTLQSEITPLGVNKKRVHELSGCIISSPQHVLLGFSKLGIESSNSRLKLLEELQKVLPPTVMVPERRLENLLEQALTVQREACYFHNSIDGLSLYTDHHCGKDQLPSCTVQVLRAHRDEVWFLQFSNNGKYLASASNDKSAIIWKVDEDGELLLKHTLTGHDKPVMMVAWSPDDCQLLTCGMEEVIRCWDVESGKCLHVYEKSGIGLISCGWFPDGKHILSGLTDHNFCLWDLDGKEVDCWKGQRSSKTSDFAVSNDGKLIISMNRESTIRLFDRETKQERLIEEDNTITSFSLSEDGDFLLVNLISEAIHLWNIRNCPIRVNRYAGHKRSRFVIRSCFGGSEQAFIASGSEDSQIYIWHRATGDLIETLPGHTGTVNCVSWNPANPHMLASASDDHTIRIWGLKKANLKRKDVGSSNGIYANGNTPSNGVVHQCNGNSSK